ATGCTTAATTATATAGGAaaatatcaattgaatcataATCGAAAAGACCCATTAAGAAATTTATGAACCCTAAATAGCtttatagagaaattacttaTAAAACATCAAAACTCATGCAATTTAATAGTAATTCATActtaattgagtaaataaacaataattaaatcttaattcatgcaattgaaaaaaaagaattaaacaaGACCCATCATgagatcatgaaccctagataACATTGTAGAaaattcatgagaaaatcatcaatttcatgcaattaaTTATCATCAACTCATGTTGAAATAGATTTGTAATcatagaataaatcataactCATGCAATTGAATGGAAATTGAGAAGGCCTATAAATATACATACTTGAATTGGGTAGAAAAGTAGAGATttctttgggctccatgggtggaaggaacccatggatgaatacccacataccttagctaTCAAAGCCCTAACAATGGAGATTGAGTGATTGAAacacttgaaaccctagctttgagAAGATGAAGTCCTTGGGAGAGTTTTTCTTCTTGCATTAgagaattttgagagaatgaataaaagtaggggaaatttgaagaatgggGGTAGTTATAGGTTATGAATAATACCCAAAAAGAGTccaggttcattgaaccaagaATGGGAAAGAACGCTAATACCCTTAATGAAAATTAGTCGAAGGACCCTATGACTGGCTCCTACGAATTGTCATCAactctacgggtcatagacccaATTCATAAACTCCCCTTGCACAAACCAGTAGCCACTGGAAATTGAACTCAgcctctacgactcatttccaCAAGTCATCGACTCTTCTACAGGTCGTATAAACGACTTGTCAACTTCCCCTTAGTCAGAAATCAAAACTCAGGATCCAACCTTACGAGTCCATCTATAACTCATCAAacactctacgactcatcctgttgagtcgtaaCAAATGTATTGAGGCTTGTTATTCTTTATAAATCAGACATTgaccctacgactcatttctacgagttgtaACAAATCCTACGAGTCGTCAATTGAGTCATAGACTCAACCCACACTTAGTCAAATTTTCCTTCCTCGGCATCCTTTCTACAAATCCATCCTACGATCCATAGAAtcctctacgagtcgtaggtcgACTCATTTGAATTGACACCGTCCAAAAATCCTCCAATTTCCCTCGTTTTGACTTTTCGACTTCTGGGTCTTACAAATGGTGTTGATGAAAAAAACTTaagatttttttgtaaaaataaaaatctggtGCTCTGTATTTGGGTTTTCGATAATGGTTCTAGTGATATTTTGTGGTGggtgatgaagaagaagaagaagaattgaagGTGATATAGTGATGGTGAATATATCAAAAAGCCCAATGCTGCAATAAACGATATAATTTCTATAAATATCCTCCCTATGAATAGTAATAATTTCACTGTGTTATTGTCCTCGACCACGATATAAATACAAGCCTGAATCAAgtatattgcaccatttatCGAAAAATAAGAAATCCTCAacttatatgttgatgataaaCTATTCGTAGCTTGGTGATATATCTCAgcccaaaataaaataaggatTGTGAATGTTGAAAAGAAAAGGAGTCCTTGTAGGTCCAAAATTGCGCGAGTCAGAAGGACCTTATTAGGATAGAACAGAAAAATGTGTTTGTGAAATTCAAAGACGATTGCACCAACACCATTTGCAATAAAGTTCATTTGATTGAACACTTTTTGTGTTGTCCAACCATATTGAGGTACCCTTAAATGAATTCTTACTAATTGAATTAACGCAACAATTGAAACGAGAGCATACGAAGCACAAAGGGAGAAGAAAATTTCATCTTGCCATTGAACGGACTTGTTGATCACGTCGTACAACCAGTTGTACACCAACTTGTCAATTGGTGATGATCCAAGTAGTAACCTTGTCATTAATTTTCCTGCTGCTTTTATTATTTGTGCTGAAAATTTGATGTTGTTAATGTGGCGATTGATAAGTAGGGGTTGATTTATATAAAGGGCAGGGCGCAAAGTCCAATTTCCACTTGAAAAAGGATTCAAATCTACCTACTTCTAATGGAAGTTTAAATTGAGAACTCACCTAAATTGGAGCAGATTGAGATTTAGGGTTTAGTAATTTgttggagaaaaaaaatgattaggAGTACTAGTGTGCGtgtattctttttaaaatttaaatgtttttacctaaataatttattatttaaaatatttaacaaaaataatatagttttaaatttttttattaaagtaGACTAAACGTATGTCACGGTAAcgttttttgaattattttattaaaaaattccAACTAACAGAAGACTGACAATAGACAATGTTAAATTATGTTTACGTACTCATCAGTTACGAAGTATGGATTCCAATAACgatttaaagattttttttaatatgtgtcTGGTAGGGTTGTTCAAAATTGAATCGAAATTGATAActgaatcaaaaaaaaaaaggttattgATTTATTGATAATGAGTTATTAATTTAGCGGTTTCAGTAatggttttaatttttattattattgaattatcgatttttaatgatttgaggTTTTTTGTTAACGAGTTAACCAATAACCTGatagtaaattaataaattatatttatacctTTTTTCATTCGGTATATAAAGTCCTTGACTTAGAGCTTAGTTTCAAGATTTTAGCTCTAATTATCTTAAACTCTCGGTTATTCTACAATGAGTCAGTGTTTTGCATTTTCTCAAGATGTAAAATGTCAACTCATATATGTATGGTTCATTTGGTTTGTCACCTTGTTTctaaatgatttttaattgtatatttttTGTGTCAAATTTTAACAATTAAATCGAGAATTGAACCGATAACGATCAATAACCCAAAAATCGATAATCATAAGCCAATATTTTAATGGTGCTATAACGATTTAgcatattaatttataaattaataatcaatAAGTCAAACtaataaacttcaaaatcgAACCGACCAATTTGAGATGTCAGTTGTACGAGACTTTTTCTAGAAAAGTAAATTTTGTGGGTCTTTATCCCACGTCCTTACTAGTATATATACTCGCGCGATAcgcaaataatattaaattaatatttttaatcatttcaTATTGAAATATCTCGTCTAAGCATGTTAAAATCATATaaccttgaaaaaaaaaagttcaactATCATCGTATTTCTCAATAAAATACAGGGAGGAAAAAGGTCTAAGCTCACCCCCACCCCTCaatttcttttatcttttttttataaaaaaatatattctactCTCCCCACACCTCCACCCCCACGACCCCTCCACCACCCGATGACTCTAATACCCCGACCTCTAATCCAATTTatacaaaaaagaaatattCATGTAATTGTAAAAAGAAAAGACTtttattcttcatatttttaattatattattcaaaatttaaagctATTAGATTGTTAATATCTTTCACCCTCCCCCTACCTCTAATCGAAATTTATATGAGtgaaaataattatgtaattaaCAATAAAGCTTttgcatttaatattttttcttattatattatttacaatataaagatttttgattgccaaaaataatttaaatttttattctacttttcttccatttcttctgtttaaaatttataaataataatatgtgtATTATCTAATCACATCGTTATATTATCAAAAATACCTTCACCCCAACCCTGTGTTTACATTTTCTCTattgtattttaattatttttacttttctataatttaactttgaattaaattatttttttgtgttcgAACGATAACCAGTTgagttttcttttctcttacatcaaaatatagaaattagaATAGATAGTTTTTCTatgcataataaaataaatgaaatatagATTAGAAAAAgactccaaaataaatatttaaaaataatattttttaaaacagttaatattataattattataccACTACTACTCATATCAGTTAAAGTATTTAGATActattttctattatatttttctcttttaatatatataatggaCTTATCTATacttatagaaaaataaattttgtttaTTAAATAGATATGAGATAAATGATTTCCAAACACACATAACatcaaaaagataaaataattgaGCACAACaatattttagttgaaaaaacaaaatattattaactacatTACAAACTACTcacctttttttaattattattattattatagttttatcttttatttaatatttaaattaaatatattaaattatatttattgaataaataaaaatttgcaaaagataataataatttagaaattGTGTATATTAAGGcgaaaagaaaagaatgagaAGAAGTCTACACAAATGTCCATAGTGTATTCATTTTTTCAAAGACCTCATATTTATCTTTCAAATGTGGTATTTGGTTAAGACTAAGAAATATGACTTACTTGATTTCAGGCGTGAATATAGTAGGAAAATAATTTTGTCTATATGACCATCACTCATCtgcatatgaaaataaaaatgttaaaacaaaaaaaaactttagaaaatgagaaataaagtaaataaattcACCAATATAAATAATGATCTTCTATATATAAAAACATAACAAACTTAATATTAGATATAATAATAGGAACATGTATaagaaaaaggttaagaagataaaatttcatttcaactcaaattccatttaaatttaaattcgaaTATCACATTTATATGTTAAAAGAAGGTCAGTTTATTactctttcttatttttaattttttaaatacaatccaaatatatttttatagttAACAATAACTGAATAAAAAGAGGATCAATCCTTTTCCCATATGTTCTCCCTCTTTTTCtcgtttcttcttcttttctttttttctttttttctcttttcttcttcttttctctctttatttttttctcttttcttcttcttttctttctttattattattattattattattattattattattattattattattattattattattattattatatctttattttttatttaatataaatactaCTACTCATATCAGTTAAAGTATTTAGATActattttctattatatttttctcttttaatatatataaatataatagacTTATCTAtacttatataaaaataaattttatttattaaaataaatataagataaaTAATTTCCAAACACACATAACATAGAAAGATAAAACAATTGAGCAAAACAATATTTTAgttcaaaaaatgaaatattattaactacatTACAAACTACTctcctttattattattatatataaatatatgtttgttttttatttaatatttaaattaaatatattaaattatattgatcggataaatataaatttacaaaagataataataatttgcaaattatttatattaaggccaaaagaaaagaatgaaaAGAAGTCTACAtacgaaaataaaaatattaaaataaaaaaaactttagaaaatgaaaaatgaagTAAATAAATTCAGTATAGTTAATGATcctttatatataaaaagaaaagaagcttatTATTAGatataatataaaaagagaaaaaatttaatattagaTATAATAGTAGGAGCATATATAAAAAGAAGTTAAGATGGTAGAATTTCATTCcaactcaaattttatttaaatttaaattcaaatatcatatatgtGTTAAATAGCTTGTAGTGAACAACCTCATTATGAAATCAACCGAAAGCAGCCTTTGGTATTTAAGTAGTTAAAGAACATCAATTTAATACTCttccttatttttaattttttaaatacaattcaaatattattattattattattatttttattattattattattgttgttattgttattgttattgttatttttattattattattactactactactattattattatttttattattattattattattattaaagattattattatcgttGATATCAtatctttattttctatttaatatttaaatcaaatgtaatcaaatatattttataaaaactcaATGATAAGTTTATGAAGTAGCCtgtcatgaatttttttaaatacgtATTTCTGTAAGTTATTATTGAAcataaatagtatatttaattttttaattgaagtatattttttttaaaattatccaTACTcccaaatttaaatattaatatatttaatattcagattaaatatatttataatatctaAAAACAATAATTTACGAAATAGTAAAAGTTCATTTAGAACTCttctattatgtatttttatttttaaactaattttttttcaattcaaaaatcTAATGTATTTTCAGATTCAAATATTATTAGTCtttcaattcaaattttttattacaatatttattattaacttTGTCTTAAAATCTTCAAGTGACTTTTCAATGGCTTGCCACTTGGCTTAACCACATTGCAAACTACTCtcctttattatatatataaattaattttttactttTCCTGACTTATCTTAACAAAATACTCCCTTCGTCCCATATTAGATGAACATCTAATTAATAATagttatttcatattatttggtCACTAACTAAATCaggatataattaattaattttttttattttatccctacaattaatatgaactTTGAAAGTTTAATTGAATGTGAACAATTTTCATTACTAGCTATTCCTATACTTCATGTATAttttttctaacttatttttatGTTCATTGATATGAACAAagagaaaaatagtaaaattaatcaatttattAGTAAAACTTTTAATCActgtataaaataaaaaatcttcaTTTAATATGGGACGGAGGGAATACTCGCTTCTACTATTCAATTAATTAAGACCCAAAacaaatgagttttgaaaacTTGAATCaaagatatgcatgatttgtaaaaatattttccaagaaaTTTTTAAGTACCCTACATAAATTTTCATGCGGTTCAATTAGTGATTCCAATATGTCAATTAATATGATTTTAGTTATTATATTCTTTAAGCCATTATAAAATTTTTGCTTGAATGCACATTAGGTTTGAGGTTGTGGTAATATTCTGAAAACGGGCCTTGTTGTCGGAGTAAATTTCATAGATGATTACATGactatgagtttttttttttccattaaaGTCATTTAACTGTGTTTTCAACATAAATATATGCCGAAAATTCAACTTTGAtgggtaatttttttttactattttttatttttaatattataatataaattcaATTAAAACAGATCGACCTCATTCCGATCTAAATCTAAAACACAAATTCAATGggtgataattttttaattttatttttaatcaaacaaatacaaaatcacGAACCTATCCAATCGCACTTGACCAAAACCCATATGAAGAAGTTAAAATATTGAAAGCGTGAATATatttgaaagaaatttttatTACAAAATTGTTACTCTCGATGTAAGTAGTAGTAACAATTAGtgtatgagcccgtttggatggtcttaaaaaaataacttttatgtatgaagtgtttttaaaactttgaagtgctgaaagttatttttataaataagcagttgagtgtttggataaaagtgcttatgttgaaaataagtgtttgaattttagggttaaaagaataaaaaaggtagtttgagaatttagttaaaatataagggatttaaaagtaatttctatggtcaaacaaaatgactttaagcatttagaaaaaaaaagttagaaatcctaacttttcaactttatggcttaaagttagcattaggcaaataCGTCTAAAAGCTAAAAAGTAGTTTATAAGatggtttgaccaacttaaggcccatccaaacgggctctctatatatatactaaaattgAAAACATCCTAAGTTAAATTTAATTTACCTAATTATCCATTTAAAGTTGAGCGGCGATTTGTCCTTCAACAAAACATTattccaaaatattttgaaaattaatttatcaattaCTATTATTCCAATTTTCGTATTTCTTATtataaatcaaatcatatatgcatgAATTGATATTGAAAAGAATAATAGTACATCTTTATTCATTCAAAAGAAtacaattttatattttactaGCATCATATAACATATGATATGCttcttatgtatcaaaaatTTAGACAAGAATAagagtattttaatttttgcatATGAATTTTGGTCGAAGTGGGTTTGAGCGATTCTTTTTTAATAAGATTTGAATTTATTCAACTAAAAATGAATCATAAACAGAATAAAAGATTATCACCCATCaaatttagattttaaattGGGTCGAGTAGAATTGATCTTTTTTAAaatgcattattattattagataaAGAAGGGAAAAATGCCCATCAAACGTTAAATTTTGGGGAATTTCGTATATAATCActaaaaaatactttaattatacttcatacctatagtttgctaattaaAATTCGTAGTTATAGTTATAAcatcgtttgtataattcgtgcaACATTTGTATATGTTTATATAATTTGCTATACAATTCGtagtttttgtataacgtttgtatatgtCACTATATAATTCATACAGTCACTATATAATTCATGCAGAACGCTTGTATAATTCGatatacaatttgtagtgtttgtataCAATTTGATTcgcgcacaacgtttgtataaatcgcgcaaattatataaaattcaaCTGTATAATCACGCGTATTATACAAAACTTAAATTGTAATTATAACTAGATGTTTGTcgcgagccataattaatttaaactatagcatgttagctaattaactaatatatgcTTGTTTATCCacgtaatttttccttaaacGTTTGGTTATATGCGACTTTTATGTTAGTAACAATAAAGTCCTGTGAATTttgtgttaaaaaaaataattttgactttacggaaaaaaaactaataatagctttgtgatctattttttaaaattttcctttGTTGCCGTAGTTAGTATCTTGTTGAAAAATgagtttgagaatttgagattAAATTAGATGatcttgaaaaataaattttgaatttggtaGTTGATACTATTTTGAAAACAGCCTCTTTAACTCCTCGAGGTAGTAGTAATGCGTGCGTACACTCTGTCTTCTCCAAACCTCGCTTAATGAATTTCACTGAGtattatgttattgttgtagtTGGGTAGTTTACTACCGTTAGGTTTGCccagaaatatttttaataaagaataTAATTCATAAACCGTGACTAcaaaattcttttaatttattttgataagaACTAAAGAAACTATATTATTTTAGTTAGATATTGTAAATAGTTGATCATTTAAGTCAAAAACTAGGAGAAATAATAGGACGTCGTTTTAAACctattattaaataaataagacaTAATAACCAGTTAGTAATTTAAATGTTacctaataataaattatttaattaagtcatttatatttatttattttatattaataaagtcaCTTATGTTAGACTAGTTTCCCTACAAAGTAATTATGACCTTAACTAAAGGAATAATTACATAATCCTTCTTCAAATTTGACTTCACAATACTTATTTTCTTTGTAATTAAAAGAATAATTCatttctaatatattttgttatttaaatAATTACATAGACATCCTTCTCTTCAAGAAAAGAAATTGTGCTATAGTTGAATGACTAAAAaggttattttaatttttaatattagaATCCTAAAGCCAGGTGGTAATTTCTAAGATTGTGCTGCAATAATCTAACTTTAAGTTTTACCTTCTCtttgttgaaataagaaaaaacgAAAATAATATGATAAGCGATTATCAATAAATTATTAGACATAATTTTTCTACCTCTTAAGATAGAAATAATTAAGAGCTGAAGAGTATCCGACTACATAGTGCGCCTATACTTCATTGATGTCATCGGTCTGATGATGTATCAATATGAGATTAGAGATATTTATTCATGATTTGAATTTTAACTGAACTGATACTTCCACATAGAGAATTCATTATTGATCCACCTAATAGGATCGAGTTTGACTTTTCTTCCTCTTAAGATAAAAACAATTAAGAGCTGAGGAGTATCCGACCACACACTGCTCCTATGCTTCATTGATGTCATTGTTCTGATGCATGAATATGAGATTAAAGACActtatttatgatcataatttttgaactgatgcttccacgtgtcgaATTCATAATTAATGAATTGATCCACTTGTTGGGATCGAGTTTCACTACATACACAAAGAACATATAACACTCTGAGAGAAAATatctttcaaaaaatatattccttcaattttttttggattaaaaGTTTTTGCAAaacaaaacattttttttgCTAGTGTATCACTAAGCATGCATGAAGTACAATACGGGTTCGGATTCTCCCATGCCCGCCCGTTTTAACATTTTCAGTGATAAGCGAAATCTTTGATACTCTCTCAGGCTTCAATGGAGAAAAATGGCGGAGACAAAACTTTGTTTCCCATTTTCCCTCAAAACTGAAAGAATGGCTTTTTATCTGCAATTCAGTTACCCCATCTCAACCTTTTCGTGTTCCAACCTTTATAATGGAACTAGAACTCAACCCTTTAAATTCTTGTGTACTTCTTCTTCTCCACAATCTGATTCTTCCAACAGTAGAGAAGAATCTATTAAAGACTCATCTGGGTATGGATATTCTATACTTTTGATTTCCTTTCAAACTAAGATTGGTAATGGGATTGGGGCTTTGTTGATAATGGTGCATATTTGTAGACTAATCATCTTCATCCTCTTAATTAAAGGGAAAATGATAAAGGGCATGTGATTCTGGTGGAGAAGTACAGGAATGGAAATTTGAAAAGGTGAGTATATGTTTTTAACTATTTTTTCAACATTTTGCTTCATTCCTTAGGCTTATTGATTGAATGCTACCTATAAAAAAATGTGCTGATTGAATGATGGAGATTACTTCTTGATGTTTTACTAGTCTTGATTTTACTGAAAATGGGTTTAGTGTGGTCTGAGTATGTAATCAAGAATGAATAGTCCGAGGTGGATACATGATTTAAACATGATGAGTTCGACATAAGGTTTTTAGCACTGAACTCGCGGCACCATTAGAAATCAGAATTATGGTTTCGCAAAaactaatatttattaaaacttTACTAGTTTCACATATATGCCTACACTACGTGTCAAAAATACACCCTGTAGTTGGAACACTACATCCGCCTACATGAATAGCATTTTATCTTTGCAAAATGACATGAATAGTAACCATTCTCTCGAATGTTTGACCATGTtagaattgattcctatggatagGTATGTTATAGATAATGACTCTGAAATGAAAATGTTTCTTGAGGAGCATGTGCCCACAACTACTGGATCCCAAGATCTTGATATCTCTGGCATGGAGTTATCTTGGCTCCCTAAGGTTATCAAGGATTTTGTGTTACCATCAGGTTTTCCAGGTAACAAACATCATATTATTTGtttacattttcttcttctctttcttattTCCCTTTTAACTATATTTCTAGTTTTTATGTTCCTACATGCCAAGTGCCCTTTTTTTTTGATGACCGTGGTGTCCAGACTAGCTTTcgcgcacctcgactaatttcaTGGGATACTTGCCACCTCCCACCAACAATAGGTACTAGGTAACTCTgtctaccaaggctaggacaaATGAGaagaatcacctagtgtttttttgTCTCCACTGAGTTTCGAACATGAGACCTCAGGATTCTCcaccacttcattgaccactaggccacacccttgggtgcatGGCCAAGTGCCCTTTTGACCATTGAGAGATTGGTTATTAAGTCCATCAGTAATTTTTAGATGTTTTATATGAACTATCGTTGCAGATACAGTTTCAGATGATTACTTGGACTACATGTTGCTTCAGTTCCCAACCAATGTAACTGGATGGATCTGTCACACGCTGGTGACTTCAAGTCTCTTAAAGGCATGTCAATCTTATTCAGGCCATTAGTTCCACTTGGGTATGTTAAAGTGCTTGTAAAATCTGCAACTGCTTGCCAGGATCGTGACCTTTTAAATGAAAATCATTGACAAACTAATGAAACAGAGTCTAATATAATTTTACTTTATTATCTTACAAATTGTTCTCTGCTCAGTGGCTCTCATTTCGATCTGCCTCtggtctctctctctctctcactttTTTGCcttttgacacttatctttGAGTTCTCATCTTCTCCAGAAGGTTCAATGTTATTCAACTGTCAAGTTTGTTGCTTTTATTTAATGATGCGTCCCATGTATATATGTGAATCATGTTATTACACTTTATCCTAGTTATATTGGGCTTAGGAGCTGCTAACATATTTTATGATCGTTGGACTCATGCCCACGTGCTTTCAGTTTgattctgacatattgtgtacTGATTAATATCTAACATCCAGGCGGTTGGGGTGGGCTCTTTCTCCGGAACTTCCGCAGCTGCTTCTGCTGCTGCCATCAGGTACTGTTCATTTTCATCAGCGTTTTATCTGCATGCAATGTGGCCTTGACTTTAAGGAATTCAATATTGCgtgtatatatttatcattGAACCCCCTAAGCATAATCCAAATGGTTTAGCTTAGTGGTAAAGGGGTTCAATAGTTTGCCCAGCTGTGCTAGTTCGCGGGTTCAAATCTCGTTAACCacacttttttttcctttctaattTTAGGCATATTTGTAGGCTTAGTTTTAGGCAtgcttgattttttttgaacccccttgataaAATTTCTGCCTCCGCCACTGGCCTCATATGTTATTATGATTCACGCTGATTGCTACTAGGAAACTTGGATAGCGTTGTGCTTTTAAGTTCATAGCATGCACTATAGTTTAGTGGTTGTCCTATTGTTTTTGCAGATGGGTTTCAAAGGATGGAATTGGTGCCCTTGGACGCTTTTTCATTGGTCTGGTAgtttaaaataagaataagaacaGAGTTAAGGACTTATCTGATTAAAATTATTAGTAAAGTCTGATGTCTTCCAGGTGGGCGGTTTGGCAATATTTTTGATTATGATCCTAAACAATGGCGCATGTATGCAGATTTCATTGGCAGTGCAGGAAGGTATTGCAAATATTCGTCTTTCTTGGGTACATCAAAGTTTATTGGTTCTAATGAACTGAtggaattgattttttttttgcagtATATTTGATCTCTGTACCCCTCTCTATCCATCTTATTTCCTACCTTTAGCATCTCTTGGAAATCTTGCGAAGGTATTTAGCTAACGAAAAATATAGTCAGTCTTCATGCATCCTTGGGAAATGATTCCGTGAGCAGTATTCTTTGTGTAGAAGTTCTCTATGAATCTTATATATATCTTTCTTTTCTCGAGTTGTGTACTAAGTCATTTTTTTGATGTTTCTCAAGTGTTGGTATTTTTTAAGTAGGCTGTAGCTAGAGGGCTAAAGG
This DNA window, taken from Solanum dulcamara chromosome 3, daSolDulc1.2, whole genome shotgun sequence, encodes the following:
- the LOC129882414 gene encoding protein root UVB sensitive 5 isoform X3; translation: MAETKLCFPFSLKTERMAFYLQFSYPISTFSCSNLYNGTRTQPFKFLCTSSSPQSDSSNSREESIKDSSGENDKGHVILVEKYRNGNLKRYVIDNDSEMKMFLEEHVPTTTGSQDLDISGMELSWLPKVIKDFVLPSGFPDTVSDDYLDYMLLQFPTNVTGWICHTLVTSSLLKAVGVGSFSGTSAAASAAAIRWVSKDGIGALGRFFIGGRFGNIFDYDPKQWRMYADFIGSAGSIFDLCTPLYPSYFLPLASLGNLAKAVARGLKDPSFRVIQNHFAIAGNLGDVAAKEEVWEVAAELLGLSLGILALDTPGISKSYPTLALTWLSVRILHLWFRYQSLSVLQFNTINLKRARILVNSHVLHCTVPANQAAPSYVQGGRIFSCSKSTKANTFSGLCIFQGRSHKPIRVSKCMANLLAISKLGLVR
- the LOC129882414 gene encoding protein root UVB sensitive 5 isoform X1, whose amino-acid sequence is MAETKLCFPFSLKTERMAFYLQFSYPISTFSCSNLYNGTRTQPFKFLCTSSSPQSDSSNSREESIKDSSGENDKGHVILVEKYRNGNLKRYVIDNDSEMKMFLEEHVPTTTGSQDLDISGMELSWLPKVIKDFVLPSGFPDTVSDDYLDYMLLQFPTNVTGWICHTLVTSSLLKAVGVGSFSGTSAAASAAAIRWVSKDGIGALGRFFIGGRFGNIFDYDPKQWRMYADFIGSAGSIFDLCTPLYPSYFLPLASLGNLAKAVARGLKDPSFRVIQNHFAIAGNLGDVAAKEEVWEVAAELLGLSLGILALDTPGISKSYPTLALTWLSVRILHLWFRYQSLSVLQFNTINLKRARILVNSHVLHCTVPGINECNRMESILLWQRFLRPQIIFEVSLEEMINGGKYRSMQIKQLLHMYKEEEYFLVVNQQKLTHFQVFVSFKEGATSLSVFRSVWQTYWLYQNWGWSDNIFDRLEQSLVELRDRFPDLLQQLTDAGWDTNSLSLKVPKEMLIKELS
- the LOC129883464 gene encoding tobamovirus multiplication protein 1-like, with the protein product MTRLLLGSSPIDKLVYNWLYDVINKSVQWQDEIFFSLCASYALVSIVALIQLVRIHLRVPQYGWTTQKVFNQMNFIANGVGAIVFEFHKHIFLFYPNKVLLTRAILDLQGLLFFSTFTILILFWAEIYHQATNSLSSTYKLRISYFSINGAIYLIQACIYIVVEDNNTVKLLLFIGRIFIEIISFIAALGFLIYSPSLYHLQFFFFFFITHHKISLEPLSKTQIQSTRFLFLQKNLKFFSSTPFVRPRSRKVKTREIGGFLDGVNSNESTYDS